CGTTGGTGAGTCCGAGATGATGACTTTCTTAGGTTGTCTGCGTCCCGCCACGCCACTCATCTGCCAACTATTTTAGGCAATCAAGGGTGGTTGGTGCATCGTCAAGGAGAGCTCTTTTGAAGCTATTACTCTTTGGAGGTGATTGCGTTGGTCGAGACGCGGTTTTGTTGGTCAGTGTAGGACAAGCCATTTTGCGTTGGAGTTTGTATTGTAGCGTTCATGTTGGAGTGGTGTTTGCTACTCACCGTCCTATGATGAGAGCTTACCTGAGTTCTTGTAATTTACCCTCTTGCTTCTATAAAGCTAAGTCCCGTAGCGTGCTCTAAAAAACAACCCGATGGTGTTTTCTCTATTATTTAAATATAAACTAGAAAttatctactccctccttccatctatatagggcctaatacatttttcgaggctaactttgaccaaatgttagagcaataatgcatgacatgcaacttacacaaagcatatcaccaaattcgtatgtgaaaggagcttccaatgatataatttttacattatgcatctcatgtactattagtcttgtcaatagtcaaaggcggtcttgaaaaaatgcattagaccctatatagatggaaggagggagtatgtctAATTTTGTCTATATTATATATAGTCCTGATGATTGATGACACGAAAATAATGGCAGAAGTATGCCTAATATAAACAAAACTATAGGTATGTGTTATTTTCGATGATTCTATCATATATTCCATTTCAGGTACAAATGGTTGACATCTGATCGCATTCCAGATCACGGTGGTAACTGATTTTCCCTGCACTTGCGTCGGTATTCTCTGATCATGCGGAAGATGGAAGGCACATCTCCTTGCAATCTTGTAGTTTCGCCTCCTCTAGGTGCTCTTTTGGCCTCCGTCGACCATTCATGCAGGTGTCGTTGATGGAATTTCCGTGGACAATTTTGTTTGGAAAATTTTATCTCCATGTTTTGCATTATTTACTCTCTTTCCATTTGCAAAGATGGATGGTTTAACATGCATGGGCTCCAAGAAGTATGAGAGCACAATTTCCTTCTTCGAGAGGAATCCAACCGAACATGTAGTAATAGGCAATGCTAGAGAGGTTAGCATTCAAAAGGGCAAGCCTCCCCACAGAGGAAGCAGAATTACCAATCCATGATTCACAACTCTTAATATACTTAGACTCCAGAAAAATCCCAGTCCATTCCTCTAAGATGGGAGAAACTAATTGGCACCCCCAAATACTTCATAGGAAAATGCCTAATTTGGCAGTTGAAGATATCAGCATGTGTCTTAACGATTTCANNNNNNNNNNNNNNNNNNNNNNNNNNNNNNNNNNNNNNNNNNNNNNNNNNNNNNNNNNNNNNNNNNNNNNNNNNNNNNNNNNNNNNNNNNNNNNNNNNNNNNNNNNNNNNNNNNNNNNNNNNNNNNNNNNNNNNNNNNNNNNNNNNNNNNNNNNNNNNNNNNNNNNNNNNNNNNNNNNNNNNNNNNNNNNNNNNNNNNNNNNNNNNNNNNNNNNNNNNNNNNNNNNNNNNNNNNNNNNNNNNNNNNNNNNNNNNNNNNNNNNNNNNNNNNNNNNNNNNNNNNNNNNNNNNNNNNNNNNNNNNNNNNNNNNNNNNNNNNNNNNNNNNNNNNNNNNNNNNNNNNNNNNNNNNNNNNNNNNNNNNNNNNNNNNNNNNNNATTTCACTAATTCTACGTATTGGCTAATAATCTAACAACACATATGGATGACATATTTAGCAGTAATTAAGTTGGTGTTCATACAAATAACAAGACGATAATGCATAACCAAGTCTGTTTAATAAATTATTAAAGATGATAAAAGTCGTTTCCGCGATAACTGCACGGGACAATGTACTATGGTAACAAGCAAATAAACAGTGCATATTATTGTATATAGTCTGCAATAACGGCAAGAAGTATAATTATTCCCATAATCCCAAATTGTAGACGACGCATTAAGCAGCTAAAACGACGTTAGCATGGACGCCAGATTTGATCTTGTCGATGGCTTGACAGAGCAGGTTCCCCACATTCTCGGCAACAGCTTTGAAGAGGTGCTCCGGTGGCTGGCCGCTCAGCAGTGTCTGGTACATGGTGGAGACGAGCGACCCAGAGTTGCTCCTGTGACCGGCGGAGGAGCTGGAGGAGCACATGGCAGATGTTGAAGGCGCTCCTGGCTCGGCGTTGCCATCAGGGAGCACGACCACCCCAGacggcaggagggagaaggaggtgtGGGTGCCGTTGATGACATCCTGAATGGTTTGGTCATCAATTGGAGCATATGCCAACACCATGCATGAGGCGTCGATGCATGACTCTTGCAGGAACAGCTTGCCGTATGCTCCGTTGGAAGCCTGTGAGAATTGGATGAAAAAATTTGAGGACCATTAGAGGTTTGGGACACAACACAAGAGCACAACTTTCTAGCTATCAATCTTTACAATATTTCGATGCTATAGCAACAACAAAATATTAGTATGAAACTAGCAGAGTAGCCAACCGAACTTACAATGGTGCGCAGGAGAGAGACGGAGTTGCCATCGAGTTGTCCAGTGCTAAAAGAGCCCTCCTGGCGAATGGTGGAGGTACGGTTGGCGCCGATGTCCCACTCGGTTCGGCGATCTCCATCACAGAGGTAGTTGAACACGCGCTGCGCCGGTGTCCCGGGGAGCCATACCGTCGTCGTAGCTCTCAGCACGGTAGCACCTGTTGTACCCACGGGGAAGGTCACCACGCCCACATCCACCTCAAACCTCTCGGCGCCTACGCCGCAGCTGCCACGCCGCTCATCGACGCTTGTCCATGGCTGGGTCCCCGGGCCACATATCGCTTCGTAGAACTTGAGTGTCATCCGATGTGCTACCTCCAGGACGCTCTTCCTCCCCTCGGGCGTTATAGGAGCTACTCCACCTTTAGGATCCGTAGATTACATAACCGTTTAGAACTTCGATTCTTATGCTAATTATGGTTTATATATTCTCTACTACTCGGTTGTGAGATGACTCAGCTCACCTGATCTGGTGTTCAGAGTGAGAACGGGGTTGGTATGCAGGGAGGCAATGTAGTCGCATCGCCTCTGGAGGGATGCAATCCAGCGGCACGCACCGAGTGCCCAGCCGGAGCGGAAGAGTGGATGGTGCAGCGGGGGGACAGTGGCCTCATCATGCGCCATGTTCACGATCCATGTGACCTATAAAATCAATGGGCGATCAAGTTGCATGTGATCCATATTACAGCAGAATGATATGAACTACTTGTAGTTCCATGCAACTTTGGTGACAGTGCAAAGAATGACAACTATGCTATGGCTATGTATGTAGCAAAATGAAGGCAGTACCATTAGTTTTTAGAAGACAACATTATTTCACTGTGCAAAGAAATGTAGAGCTCAGATAGGAAAGAAAATTAATGTAGCTTATGGTTTGTGTGAATGTGCATAAGCCAAGCGGAGGTGGGAAATGTTACTACTAGCTCCTTTTCGCTCTTGACGGGGTTTTATGTGCTTTACACTAGTACCATAATTAATTTGCTAGCCATGTTACTCAATGTTAAAACGATGCACATTGCTAAATTTTGTATAGCGATAGAGTACCTGGCAATGGCCATTGTTCAACTCCTGGATATGGCAACCACTCGGCTGAAGCTTGCAGGCCGTGTATGTTGAAGGCGCGCCGTCCTGGTCACGAATTCCATCAACAGACACATCCACCACAACCCATGTGTTCTCCGCGATCTTCTGGCAACGCCTAATGAAGTTGATCTTGCGAACCGGCACCCGCGGTGACAACACCCTCAGCTCTGCACTCATCTGCATGTGGACTATATATTTAACATGGTACATGACGTATTGAAATCTGAAGCAGTCAGTAGCGCGTTGCTTTGCTTCTCACCAGTTGAACCAGCCCATCTCCGGAATCACCGGGAGTGATGATCTTGCTGGTGGTGGCACTCGCCACGATGCCCGGGAACGTCTGAGACCACCAGTCCTGCAAAAGACccaacgcgcacacacacacacacacacaaaatcctGTATGACTATTTCTCAAACACAGTACAAGCTTTACTCAAATTGGATGGAGCTCGGAGACAGGGCTGTACCGCGTTCATGAGGATGCCGACGAGGTCGGTGGCGGTGCACGATATGATGCCAGTCTTCCTAGTGGCCTCCGCACAAAATTCCATCTCGTGGCGCTCATTCGGGAACATCATTTTCatgtactccttgta
Above is a window of Triticum dicoccoides isolate Atlit2015 ecotype Zavitan chromosome 5B, WEW_v2.0, whole genome shotgun sequence DNA encoding:
- the LOC119305999 gene encoding homeobox-leucine zipper protein ROC6-like, producing MDGEWPEQNSYLYDWLVLGYPGGDNHVIQPDLGAEVNGLPGAAANMGNNTNAAAADQGNGEGRHPDEKRRLELSRRTGLSPTQVQIWFQNRRNSGKGYDVRGCEGGTTLKKYISNIAKSKAQQKETEEFQEENGRLQAEKQALMSALQNRLCITCRGEDTLERQRLYAENVMLKDAHKRIADYLKNVSGGRLQVMNHTVVDTHAPFTLTAPNPVMIPDEGVARDDPETNGNTLVVQHVACAMEELKVLAGLGAPLWSLAEGGEVEVINYKEYMKMMFPNERHEMEFCAEATRKTGIISCTATDLVGILMNADWWSQTFPGIVASATTSKIITPGDSGDGLVQLMSAELRVLSPRVPVRKINFIRRCQKIAENTWVVVDVSVDGIRDQDGAPSTYTACKLQPSGCHIQELNNGHCQVTWIVNMAHDEATVPPLHHPLFRSGWALGACRWIASLQRRCDYIASLHTNPVLTLNTRSGGVAPITPEGRKSVLEVAHRMTLKFYEAICGPGTQPWTSVDERRGSCGVGAERFEVDVGVVTFPVGTTGATVLRATTTVWLPGTPAQRVFNYLCDGDRRTEWDIGANRTSTIRQEGSFSTGQLDGNSVSLLRTIASNGAYGKLFLQESCIDASCMVLAYAPIDDQTIQDVINGTHTSFSLLPSGVVVLPDGNAEPGAPSTSAMCSSSSSAGHRSNSGSLVSTMYQTLLSGQPPEHLFKAVAENVGNLLCQAIDKIKSGVHANVVLAA